In Zea mays cultivar B73 chromosome 7, Zm-B73-REFERENCE-NAM-5.0, whole genome shotgun sequence, the following proteins share a genomic window:
- the LOC109940882 gene encoding uncharacterized protein encodes MTSQHGPDYDWRTSPIDPQAVYASGGKAHGRYTMFANVINSSQVRVQRGGSSRSAARSSRRSTQDPAEVEQLREELRRHQDYLKQQAAQHEYYATQIQQQQTLIQQLAQAQGIHVPVPPHHLPFIILGLHLHLYLHLHLPNIRYAYLSSFSCC; translated from the exons ATGACTAGTCAGCACGGACCAGACTATGACTGGAGGACCTCACCTATTGATCCTCAGGCTGTGTATGCAAGTGGTGGAAAAGCTCATGGAAG gtacacAATGTTTGCTAACGTCATTAACTCGAGCCAGGTTAGGGTTCAGCGTGGAGGTTCAtcgaggtctgctgctcgtagctcccgtCGCTCCACTCAAGATCCAGCAGAAGTGGAGCAACTGCGAGAAGAACTTAGGCGACATCAGGATTACTTGAAGCAACAAGCTGCGCAACATGAATATTATGCTACACAGATTCAACAACAACAAACACtcatacaa caactagcacagGCCCAAGGGATACACGTCCCGGTGCCCCCCCACCACCTCCCGTTCATTATCCTTGGTCTTCACCTCCACCTGTACCTACATCTCCAtctaccgaacatcaggtatgcatATTTATCATCATTTAGTTGttgttag